From the Streptobacillus canis genome, the window ATTATTCTCAATAAATGAATATCCTAAACAATGAACTGCATCATGAGTTAAATCGAAATTTACTATACTCGCATTATTTATATATACTTCTCTATCTTTAAGTAAAATTATTCTATCTTCATCATATTTACCAATTTTATCTTTAATTACATTATATGAATCCTCATGTATATATACTAAAGCATTAGTCTTTCTTAAAAGTGGACCTAAAGATTTAACATGATCTATGTGTTCATGTGTAATGAATACTGCATATATATCTTCTAATTTCTCATTAATACTTGCAAGTTTTTCAACTATTTTTTTCAAGCTAAATCCTACATCTACCAGTAGTTTTACTCCTCCTACTTCAATAAAAGTAGAATTACCACTACTACTACTTCCTAAAATAGCTACTTTCATTATTTAGTCTCCGTAATTTCTGTTGCACTATTATATATCTTATTTGTTGAATAACAATATGTTAGTCCTAATAAAATTAGGACTATTATTAATTTCCTAAATATTTTTACCAACATAAATCATCCTCGTCAAATTCATCTTCTTCAAAATCAGAATTTTTTGAAATACTTTTTCTTATTACAGCTTTTACTCCCTTTGGATAGTGTGCTATTATCTCTAATGGACCTCTTTTAACTTCTATATATCCAAGACCTGCAATAACAAAATCTTCATTTTCTTCTACAACAAATTTTTCTTCAATAAATTCATTTGCAAAATATTTATTATAGTTTTCTTCATCTAAAAATTTAAAATATCCATTAGATGAAAGTTCTTTAGCTTTATCAATATTCGTAATATGGAACTTCACTTCTCTTGAAGCATAAGCTGATATTATTGCACTAGCTTTACCTTCAGGTATACCTGTAACTTCAAAATATGCTAAGTTTTCAAACATAAATACTTGTTTTTCTTTTAATCTATATGTTTTTCTTGAAATTTCACCACTAGGAACTAACTTATATGATAAATCTGAATTTAACAGGTCCGATAATCTTCCTTCAGGTATTAGTCCTGGAGTATCAATTATAGTTAACATATATTCTTTTGTTTTTTTCTTATTTTTTATCATTTTCTTAGTAGTACCAGAAAATTTAGAAACTGTACTTACATTTTTCTCAAGTAATAGATTAATTAAGTTAGATTTACCAACATTTGATACACCTATTACAGCTATTTTAATATTACTATCCATATTTTTTTTCAAAATATTTTTGGCTATGTATTGTATTTTTCTAAAAATTCCATTTACACCATATTTATTTTTAGAAGATATATATGCTATATCTTCTGGATATATATTATTTTCAG encodes:
- a CDS encoding MBL fold metallo-hydrolase: MKVAILGSSSSGNSTFIEVGGVKLLVDVGFSLKKIVEKLASINEKLEDIYAVFITHEHIDHVKSLGPLLRKTNALVYIHEDSYNVIKDKIGKYDEDRIILLKDREVYINNASIVNFDLTHDAVHCLGYSFIENNKKFVYITDAGYVTKMMELQCQNADVIAIESNYDFDLLMTGSYPWDIKNRIKGKFGHLSNQDCLKLLRNSYTDKLKKIYLMHLSDENNMPSLAMHNIKKEYKEIDVEISGEEVTSVFEI
- a CDS encoding GTP-binding protein — protein: MEKKCKGCGLILQSEDPKIDGYVPHEKLISSDEIVCKRCFRLKHYGENLEKEEDKLSYQIEVKKAIKEADIVMPIFDIIDFESSFTTEIIDLLEDKTILAVINKMDLLPGYIHVAEVSKWVKYYFTENNIYPEDIAYISSKNKYGVNGIFRKIQYIAKNILKKNMDSNIKIAVIGVSNVGKSNLINLLLEKNVSTVSKFSGTTKKMIKNKKKTKEYMLTIIDTPGLIPEGRLSDLLNSDLSYKLVPSGEISRKTYRLKEKQVFMFENLAYFEVTGIPEGKASAIISAYASREVKFHITNIDKAKELSSNGYFKFLDEENYNKYFANEFIEEKFVVEENEDFVIAGLGYIEVKRGPLEIIAHYPKGVKAVIRKSISKNSDFEEDEFDEDDLCW